One segment of Mycolicibacterium neworleansense DNA contains the following:
- a CDS encoding universal stress protein → MLVVHGYDGSLAANAAISSGAKLFPAADAVIVYLCTPPFGSKGLRARLRHSARNVDELIDLVDSESEGEAARLVDTGVVLARAAGWNPQPLVKRTWAGEGLGLAQVAEQLQPDVLIVGARGIGATDSKLGSVSDLVVHHSPRAVLVVSQTMISAEYEAVAHGPVVVGVDGSAGSDRALAAARELFKDREVISVAVDDGNPAEDGEVEAAQRVRRFRGSGAGATADALVAFAEDQRAGVVVVGSRGRSALKKVLLGSVAAATLQRTFRPVLVVPGG, encoded by the coding sequence ATGTTGGTAGTGCACGGTTATGACGGGTCGCTCGCCGCCAACGCGGCGATCAGCAGCGGCGCCAAGCTGTTCCCGGCCGCCGATGCGGTGATCGTCTATCTGTGCACGCCGCCGTTCGGCAGCAAGGGATTGCGGGCCCGGTTGCGGCATTCGGCGCGCAACGTCGACGAGTTGATCGACCTCGTCGACAGCGAGAGCGAGGGCGAGGCCGCCCGGTTGGTCGACACCGGGGTGGTGCTGGCACGGGCCGCGGGCTGGAACCCGCAGCCGCTGGTCAAACGCACCTGGGCCGGCGAGGGGCTGGGTCTGGCGCAGGTCGCCGAGCAGCTCCAGCCCGACGTGTTGATCGTCGGTGCGCGCGGTATCGGCGCGACCGACTCGAAGCTGGGCAGCGTGTCGGATCTGGTGGTGCACCACTCACCCCGCGCCGTGCTGGTGGTGTCGCAGACCATGATCTCGGCCGAGTACGAGGCGGTGGCGCACGGCCCGGTCGTGGTCGGAGTCGACGGCTCCGCGGGTTCGGACCGGGCGTTGGCAGCGGCCCGCGAACTGTTCAAGGACCGGGAGGTGATCTCGGTCGCGGTGGATGACGGCAACCCGGCCGAGGATGGCGAGGTGGAGGCGGCCCAGCGCGTACGCCGATTCCGCGGGTCCGGCGCGGGGGCCACGGCGGACGCGCTGGTGGCTTTTGCTGAAGATCAGCGGGCCGGTGTCGTGGTGGTGGGCTCGCGCGGCCGGTCGGCGCTGAAGAAGGTGCTGCTGGGCAGCGTTGCCGCGGCGACGCTGCAGCGCACGTTCCGGCCGGTCCTGGTGGTGCCGGGCGGGTAG
- a CDS encoding DUF4185 domain-containing protein, whose amino-acid sequence MFGPDGGGGALGHAVPADPASAHRSQAGQHREHSRGGQGHRRRPQHRGPRPAASQVGWITGPNTDSYSRFGISGADLGIVWDNGQAGANNQVLVAFGDTFGNCGVPDQEWRKNTLFRSSDRNLADGMTVPNPVPGNVYAGSPVDAARPNFSRQVIRSLGLAATEVTIIPTAGISVGTTQYVNFMSVSQWGSAGQWSTNFSAVAVSADNGETWTVPVTSIRPSWFNTVPGVAFTWGDQNFQMGAYVRSGGYVYAYGTGAGRGGMPFLSRVVESAVADKSAYEYYTPFGWLKGFPFLAVQVVWAPGSEMSVSWNDYLKKFVMLYTNTTSAVVMRTADKPEGPWSQAKTIVSTTAIPGGIYAPYIHPWSSGSDLYFTLSRWSDYSVMLMRTTLSTGT is encoded by the coding sequence GTGTTCGGTCCCGACGGGGGCGGCGGCGCGCTCGGTCACGCCGTCCCTGCCGATCCTGCATCTGCCCATCGGTCGCAAGCCGGTCAGCACCGCGAGCACTCCCGAGGCGGCCAAGGACACCGCCGTCGCCCCCAACACCGCGGCCCGCGCCCGGCGGCGAGCCAGGTCGGCTGGATCACCGGGCCCAACACCGACAGCTATTCACGTTTCGGTATCTCCGGGGCCGATCTCGGCATCGTCTGGGACAACGGCCAGGCCGGTGCCAACAACCAGGTGCTCGTCGCATTCGGCGACACCTTCGGCAATTGCGGTGTCCCCGACCAGGAATGGCGTAAGAACACGCTGTTCCGCAGCTCTGACCGCAACCTGGCCGACGGTATGACGGTGCCGAACCCGGTGCCGGGCAACGTCTACGCCGGCTCGCCCGTGGACGCCGCGCGGCCGAACTTCTCCCGGCAGGTGATCAGGAGCCTGGGCCTGGCGGCCACCGAGGTCACCATCATCCCCACCGCCGGAATATCGGTCGGCACAACCCAATACGTCAACTTCATGTCGGTCAGTCAGTGGGGATCGGCTGGACAGTGGTCGACGAACTTCTCGGCAGTCGCAGTGTCGGCGGACAACGGCGAAACCTGGACGGTGCCCGTCACCAGCATCCGGCCCAGTTGGTTCAACACCGTGCCCGGTGTGGCATTCACCTGGGGCGACCAGAACTTCCAGATGGGTGCCTACGTCCGCTCGGGCGGCTACGTGTACGCCTACGGCACCGGCGCGGGCCGCGGCGGCATGCCGTTCCTGTCCCGGGTGGTCGAGAGCGCGGTGGCCGACAAATCGGCCTACGAGTACTACACGCCGTTCGGCTGGCTCAAAGGCTTTCCGTTCCTGGCCGTGCAGGTGGTGTGGGCACCGGGCAGTGAGATGTCGGTGTCCTGGAACGACTACCTGAAGAAGTTCGTGATGCTCTACACCAACACCACCTCGGCGGTGGTGATGCGCACCGCCGACAAACCCGAAGGGCCGTGGAGCCAGGCCAAGACCATCGTGAGCACGACGGCGATACCTGGTGGCATCTACGCGCCCTACATCCACCCATGGTCCAGTGGCAGCGACCTGTATTTCACGCTGTCACGCTGGTCGGACTACAGCGTCATGCTGATGCGCACGACGCTGAGCACCGGAACCTAG
- a CDS encoding DUF1918 domain-containing protein, with protein sequence MKAHVGDFLVVKGTTTDQHEQHAEILEVRTEDGSPPYVVRWLVTGHKATVYPGPDAVVVSAAEHSRAAERAAARTGRPS encoded by the coding sequence ATGAAGGCGCACGTCGGCGATTTCCTGGTGGTCAAGGGCACCACCACCGATCAACACGAACAGCACGCCGAGATACTCGAAGTGCGCACCGAGGACGGGTCACCGCCCTATGTGGTGCGGTGGTTGGTCACCGGCCACAAGGCGACGGTGTATCCCGGCCCCGACGCGGTGGTGGTCTCGGCTGCCGAGCATTCCCGTGCGGCCGAACGCGCGGCGGCGCGGACGGGACGGCCGAGCTAG
- a CDS encoding adenylate/guanylate cyclase domain-containing protein: protein MDATANAGAELRDLTFKRWVWGAAVVSAGGGVIVGTFLAFAAPIVLGPADTQRLLMRGGTVLILFLAVTVPVMLRVRRLRFAASTAWLSEDRPPTPDEQRMTLGASGEAVRLSAAVWGVGAVIFGSLALTQQVSTAVYIFSVVALGGISTSAVWYLIVERVMRPVSARALDGATPDRRFGPTIGRRLVMAWLLATGVPLFGIAVLAVGYLADVGFRAQRTFAAILILVAVAIVVGLFAILIAIRSVTERVTALRRALAQVQAGDFSARVEVDDASEIGRLQAGFNTMTAGLAERERIRDTFGTYVDRDVAEHILCAAGSLEAQELDVTLMFVDIRGFTTLAERLEPTEVVTTLNRLFERIVPIVHDHGGHVDKYAGDGLMAVFGAPRRQDRHADDALGAALKIAEAVHEEFSGSLTVGVGLNSGPVVAGNVGGAGRLEFSVIGDAVNIAARVETATRQTGDTVLLTGATLSQLTGDRGGFVPRPGLTLKGKTIPVAVYAPASAHA, encoded by the coding sequence ATGGACGCCACCGCCAATGCCGGGGCCGAGCTTCGAGACCTGACGTTCAAGCGCTGGGTGTGGGGCGCTGCCGTGGTCAGCGCGGGTGGTGGCGTGATCGTCGGCACCTTCCTGGCCTTCGCCGCCCCGATCGTGTTGGGACCGGCAGACACACAACGGCTGCTGATGCGCGGCGGCACCGTGCTCATCCTGTTCCTGGCGGTCACGGTCCCGGTGATGCTGCGGGTGCGGCGGCTGCGGTTCGCCGCCAGCACGGCCTGGCTCAGCGAGGACCGCCCGCCCACACCGGACGAACAGCGGATGACGCTGGGTGCCTCGGGTGAGGCGGTGCGGTTGTCGGCCGCCGTGTGGGGCGTCGGCGCGGTGATCTTCGGGTCGCTGGCGCTCACTCAGCAGGTGTCCACCGCGGTGTACATCTTCAGTGTCGTGGCACTCGGCGGGATCTCGACGAGCGCGGTCTGGTACCTGATCGTCGAGCGGGTCATGCGGCCGGTGTCGGCGCGCGCCCTCGACGGCGCGACCCCCGACCGGCGATTCGGGCCGACGATCGGGCGCAGGCTGGTGATGGCATGGCTGCTGGCCACGGGCGTTCCGCTGTTCGGCATCGCGGTGCTGGCGGTCGGTTACCTGGCCGACGTCGGCTTCCGGGCACAGCGCACCTTCGCGGCCATTCTGATCCTGGTGGCCGTGGCGATCGTGGTGGGGCTGTTCGCGATCCTGATCGCCATCCGGTCGGTCACCGAACGGGTCACCGCGCTGCGCCGCGCCCTGGCCCAGGTGCAGGCGGGCGATTTCAGCGCGCGGGTCGAGGTCGACGACGCCAGCGAGATCGGGCGGCTGCAGGCCGGATTCAACACGATGACCGCGGGCCTGGCCGAACGTGAGCGCATCCGCGACACCTTCGGCACGTATGTGGATCGCGATGTGGCCGAACATATTCTGTGCGCCGCCGGGTCGCTGGAAGCACAGGAGCTGGATGTCACGCTGATGTTCGTCGACATCCGCGGATTCACCACCCTCGCCGAGCGCCTGGAGCCGACCGAGGTGGTCACGACCCTGAACCGGCTGTTCGAGCGGATCGTCCCGATCGTGCACGACCACGGCGGCCACGTCGACAAATACGCCGGCGACGGGCTGATGGCGGTCTTCGGGGCACCCCGGCGCCAGGACCGTCATGCCGACGACGCACTGGGTGCCGCGCTGAAGATCGCCGAGGCGGTGCACGAGGAGTTCAGCGGCAGCCTGACGGTGGGCGTCGGCCTCAATTCTGGACCGGTGGTGGCTGGAAATGTCGGTGGCGCAGGTCGTTTGGAGTTCTCGGTGATCGGCGATGCGGTCAACATCGCGGCCCGGGTCGAAACCGCGACCCGCCAGACCGGCGACACCGTGCTGCTCACCGGCGCCACCCTGAGTCAACTCACCGGAGACCGGGGCGGTTTCGTGCCCCGGCCGGGACTGACCCTCAAGGGCAAGACCATCCCGGTGGCGGTCTACGCCCCGGCGAGTGCCCACGCGTGA